In Senegalia massiliensis, a genomic segment contains:
- a CDS encoding SIS domain-containing protein, whose translation MNKIFGNDVEKLKNEGGYITSSEIYNQPSVWEDTLKIIDSKKDELKDFLDTILIKKNLRIIFTGAGTSGFIGDTVVPSIKKKLDVDVESIHTTDIVAEPETYLKKSVPTLLISFARSGNSPESVATIELARNLVDELYQVVITCNKDGKLAQNINPEMDKSIILPEESNDKGFAMTSSYTSMVLSSLMIFDLDNIENIKKDINKLFSIGEYLLNNTDLIETISNAKFKKIIYLGAGSFYGLARESSLKLLELTQGEIVTKYDTPLGFRHGPKSIMDDETLIVMFLSRDEYTLKYEMDLLKELYNPDSKYKVLAISETKETEIEELSNYHIALTHSKLNLDKAYLSIDYVIIPQIISVLKSINIGINPDNPSPDGSVNRVVKGVTIYPYNK comes from the coding sequence TTGAACAAAATCTTTGGTAATGATGTAGAAAAATTAAAAAATGAAGGTGGATATATAACTTCTTCTGAAATATATAATCAACCTTCAGTATGGGAAGATACACTAAAAATAATAGACTCTAAAAAAGATGAATTAAAAGACTTTTTAGATACCATACTAATTAAGAAAAACTTAAGAATAATTTTTACAGGGGCTGGTACATCTGGGTTTATAGGTGATACTGTTGTACCTAGTATAAAAAAGAAATTAGATGTGGATGTTGAGTCAATTCATACAACAGATATAGTAGCTGAGCCTGAAACATATCTTAAAAAGAGTGTTCCAACACTTTTAATATCATTTGCTCGTTCTGGGAATAGTCCTGAATCTGTTGCAACAATCGAGCTGGCACGTAATTTAGTAGATGAACTTTATCAAGTTGTAATTACTTGTAATAAAGATGGAAAGCTCGCTCAAAATATCAATCCAGAAATGGATAAATCTATTATTTTACCAGAAGAATCAAATGATAAAGGTTTTGCTATGACAAGTAGTTACACCTCAATGGTATTATCTTCACTAATGATTTTTGATTTAGATAATATAGAAAACATCAAAAAAGATATCAATAAATTATTTTCTATTGGAGAATATTTACTCAATAATACAGATTTAATAGAAACAATTTCAAATGCTAAATTTAAAAAGATAATTTATCTTGGAGCTGGCTCATTCTATGGTTTAGCAAGAGAATCTTCACTTAAATTATTAGAATTAACTCAGGGAGAAATAGTGACTAAATATGATACACCTCTTGGATTTAGACATGGTCCTAAATCAATAATGGATGATGAAACACTTATTGTAATGTTTTTATCTCGAGATGAGTATACTTTAAAATACGAAATGGATCTTTTAAAAGAATTATATAATCCTGATAGTAAATATAAAGTTTTAGCTATATCAGAAACAAAAGAAACTGAGATTGAAGAATTAAGTAATTATCATATAGCTTTAACCCATAGTAAATTAAATTTAGATAAAGCTTATTTATCAATTGATTATGTTATAATACCACAAATAATTTCAGTATTAAAATCTATAAACATAGGTATAAATCCAGATAATCCTAGCCCTGATGGTAGTGTTAACAGAGTGGTAAAAGGGGTAACCATATACCCATATAATAAATAA
- a CDS encoding GntR family transcriptional regulator — protein MIEIDKNNKLPLYYQLYEIIVHDIKKGTFAEHDKLPSERELCERFEISRSTVRQAMNELEKDGYIYKEHGRGIFVSPKSFKQDLFKFYSFTDEMKKIGKIPTSKVLDFKKIKSDERLARKLGVKINQNLYEFTRLRLADDEPIMLETSYLPMVRFPNLIREQLEENAMYDIFRGEYNVEFSKAEEKFRPVNTRKDESEILKVSRKVPGMMIERYTYENERVIEYTVSIARGDKFEYRVILEK, from the coding sequence TTGATAGAAATAGACAAAAATAATAAATTACCTTTATATTATCAACTATATGAAATTATAGTTCATGATATAAAGAAAGGAACTTTTGCTGAGCATGATAAGTTGCCTTCTGAAAGAGAGTTATGCGAAAGGTTTGAAATAAGTCGCTCAACTGTAAGGCAGGCAATGAATGAACTTGAAAAAGATGGATATATTTATAAAGAGCATGGAAGAGGAATATTTGTTTCACCTAAATCTTTTAAACAAGATTTGTTTAAATTTTATAGTTTTACTGATGAAATGAAAAAGATAGGGAAAATTCCAACATCTAAAGTCTTAGATTTTAAAAAAATAAAGAGTGATGAAAGGTTAGCTAGAAAATTAGGTGTTAAGATAAATCAAAATTTATATGAATTTACAAGATTAAGACTTGCAGATGATGAACCTATAATGCTTGAAACATCATATTTACCTATGGTAAGGTTTCCAAATTTAATTAGAGAGCAATTAGAGGAAAATGCAATGTATGATATTTTTAGAGGTGAATATAATGTTGAATTTTCAAAAGCAGAAGAGAAGTTTAGACCAGTTAATACAAGGAAAGATGAGTCAGAAATACTTAAAGTTAGTAGAAAAGTACCTGGCATGATGATTGAAAGATATACTTATGAAAATGAGAGAGTTATAGAATATACAGTAAGTATAGCTAGAGGAGATAAGTTTGAATATAGAGTAATACTAGAAAAATAA
- a CDS encoding Gfo/Idh/MocA family protein translates to MKIKVALIGAGQRGKDIYGEYAMKNPENIEFVAVAEPNRIKRNMFAESHGIDEEFIFESWEELLEKDKFCDAVVIATPDDTHFDPASIALKKGYHILLEKPMSNEADECIELGKLAKENKRVFLIAHVLRYTPFFSKIKEIIDSGEIGKLMTISHNENIGYFHFAHSFVRGNWRNSDLSSPLILQKSCHDMDILLWLVGSNCTNVSSFGSLTYFKEENHPEGAGERCMNCKVEARCPYSAKKLYYKNIGNWPSTVISEIQTEEAVKEAVKSGPYGRCVYLCDNNVCDHQSTILEFDNDVTVTFNLSAFTNKVHRTIRVMGTLGEIRADDSKNEIDVQLFDSNERIIYNPQVVAGGHGGGDTGIMNDFVASILSERGKGLTSASTSVESHIMAFAAEESRVTKETIDIKEFMNK, encoded by the coding sequence ATGAAAATTAAAGTTGCACTAATTGGTGCAGGACAAAGAGGCAAGGATATATATGGGGAATATGCTATGAAAAATCCTGAAAATATAGAATTTGTTGCTGTAGCTGAACCAAATAGAATTAAAAGAAATATGTTTGCAGAAAGTCATGGAATAGATGAGGAATTTATTTTTGAATCTTGGGAAGAACTTTTAGAAAAAGATAAATTTTGTGATGCAGTTGTAATTGCTACACCAGATGATACCCATTTTGATCCAGCAAGCATTGCTTTAAAAAAGGGATATCATATATTACTTGAAAAACCTATGTCTAATGAAGCAGATGAGTGTATTGAACTTGGAAAACTTGCTAAAGAAAACAAAAGGGTGTTTTTAATAGCTCATGTACTTAGATATACACCATTTTTTAGTAAAATAAAAGAAATTATTGATAGTGGTGAAATTGGAAAGCTTATGACTATATCACATAATGAAAATATTGGATACTTCCATTTTGCTCATAGTTTTGTTAGAGGGAATTGGAGGAATTCAGATTTATCAAGTCCACTAATTTTGCAAAAAAGTTGTCATGATATGGATATATTATTATGGCTTGTAGGCAGTAATTGTACTAATGTATCTTCATTTGGAAGTTTAACCTATTTTAAAGAAGAAAATCATCCAGAAGGTGCAGGAGAAAGATGTATGAATTGTAAAGTAGAAGCAAGATGTCCATATTCAGCAAAAAAATTATATTATAAAAATATAGGAAATTGGCCATCAACTGTAATATCTGAAATTCAAACAGAAGAAGCTGTAAAAGAAGCAGTTAAATCTGGTCCATATGGTAGATGTGTATATCTTTGTGATAATAATGTATGTGATCATCAATCAACTATTTTAGAATTTGATAATGATGTTACAGTAACATTTAATTTATCTGCATTTACTAATAAGGTACATAGAACTATAAGGGTTATGGGAACTCTTGGAGAAATTAGAGCAGATGATAGTAAAAATGAAATTGATGTACAATTATTTGATTCTAATGAAAGAATAATTTATAATCCACAAGTTGTAGCTGGTGGACATGGTGGTGGAGATACAGGTATAATGAATGATTTTGTAGCTTCAATATTATCTGAAAGAGGAAAAGGACTTACCTCTGCTAGTACTTCAGTAGAAAGTCATATAATGGCATTTGCAGCAGAAGAGTCAAGGGTTACAAAAGAGACAATAGATATAAAAGAGTTTATGAATAAATAA
- a CDS encoding N-acetylglucosamine kinase, with protein sequence MNFLGIDGGGSTTEFILIDEKGSVLSHQIKETCHYKNTSFDTFKDVIKNGIEEICTLANINIKNIDYSYLGIPGYGEIASDMPILEEIIKQILNGTDFKIGNDSEVGWAGSLACEPGINIVAGTGAIGFGIDGNGKSARSSGWGHFIGDEGSAYWLAKKLLETFSKQSDGRLERTHLYDILREHFKLEDDFDLIDIMSTAEYVKRNELSKLAKITSIAAEKEDKYAVRIYRDAAYEHFLTINAVIEKLDFDGNEKITVSYSGGVFKAGKHILEPLREYLEGLNRGIKLISPLLSPIKGAALYASKLYFGEVKEEIVENLKENNI encoded by the coding sequence TTGAATTTCTTAGGTATAGATGGTGGTGGAAGCACTACAGAATTTATATTGATAGATGAAAAAGGTAGTGTGCTTTCACATCAGATAAAAGAAACATGTCATTATAAAAATACATCTTTTGATACTTTTAAAGATGTGATAAAAAACGGTATAGAAGAAATATGTACTCTAGCAAATATAAATATAAAAAATATAGATTATTCATATCTTGGTATACCAGGCTATGGTGAAATAGCATCTGATATGCCTATATTAGAAGAAATAATAAAACAAATATTAAATGGAACAGATTTTAAAATAGGAAATGATTCCGAGGTTGGTTGGGCAGGATCTCTTGCCTGTGAACCAGGAATAAATATAGTAGCTGGAACTGGTGCCATAGGTTTTGGTATAGATGGAAATGGAAAATCCGCTCGTTCAAGTGGTTGGGGTCACTTTATAGGAGATGAAGGTTCAGCATATTGGTTAGCTAAAAAATTACTTGAAACTTTCTCAAAGCAATCAGATGGAAGATTAGAACGGACACATCTATATGATATATTAAGAGAACATTTTAAATTGGAAGATGACTTTGACTTAATAGATATAATGAGTACAGCAGAATATGTTAAAAGAAATGAATTATCTAAACTTGCAAAAATTACTTCAATAGCAGCAGAAAAAGAAGATAAATATGCAGTTAGAATATATCGTGATGCAGCATATGAGCATTTTCTCACTATAAATGCAGTAATAGAAAAGCTTGATTTTGATGGAAATGAAAAAATAACAGTATCATATTCAGGTGGAGTATTTAAAGCAGGGAAGCATATATTAGAACCTTTAAGAGAATATTTAGAAGGTTTGAATAGAGGTATTAAATTAATAAGCCCATTACTTTCTCCAATAAAAGGAGCAGCATTATATGCAAGCAAGTTGTATTTTGGTGAAGTTAAAGAAGAGATAGTTGAGAATCTAAAAGAAAACAATATATAA
- a CDS encoding DUF6903 family protein: protein MNKIKGILAALFFIISLYLIIKGQTIRDITGVSMMMVGLAGLLVELYLYNRKYV, encoded by the coding sequence GTGAATAAAATTAAAGGAATACTTGCAGCTTTATTTTTTATAATTTCTCTATATTTAATAATAAAAGGTCAAACAATAAGAGACATTACAGGAGTATCAATGATGATGGTTGGACTTGCTGGTCTTTTAGTAGAGTTATACTTATATAATAGAAAATATGTTTAA
- the gnpA gene encoding 1,3-beta-galactosyl-N-acetylhexosamine phosphorylase gives MVKRKGNLTLPSETGFLKETKEILDRWGADAIRDSDGTKLSDELKNLDAKIYTTYFVSRGHNEFAKQNIDECQHLYLMSNFNIATSNTVEIKFMEGYFSEQVKPDYDHDPKKWWEVINRTTGEVIDIADWEVDSEKDIVKVNNTKEFHEYTVSFLVYAIWDPTQMYNHITNDWGDKEHDIPFDVRKEKSAKFIEEYMDKWLEENKDTDVVRFTTFFYHFTLVFNDNGKEKFVDWFGYSASVSPEALDAFEKEKGYRLRPEHIIDQGYYNSSFRIPSKEFLDFMDFQQQFVSKTAKKLVDKVHDAGKEALMFLGDNWIGTEPYGDYFENIGLDGVVGSVGDGATLRMISEIPHVKYTEGRFLPYFFPDTFREGNDPVIEAKDNWLSARRAIMRKPVDRIGYGGYLSLAYKFPKFVEYVENVADEFREIYDTINGVKPYSGLKVAILNSWGKIRSWQTFMVAHALWYKQIYSYLGILESLSGMSVDVEFISFDDVKSNGINEDIDVIINAGVEGTAFSGGSEWLDEKLISTVRKWVYNGGGFIGIGEPAAIHHQGRYFQLADALGVDRELSFSLSTDKYFDKEIEEHFITKDIKRAIDFGESMGNVYALTEKTEIIEYSNGEVHLSSNDYGKGRAVYIAGLPYNEDNSRLLMRSMFYASHKEEELYKYFADNTSVEVNAYPDIKKYAITNNTDEMQKSIIYDGNRNSYMVELKPGEIRWMNI, from the coding sequence ATGGTTAAGAGAAAAGGAAATTTAACATTACCTAGTGAGACAGGATTTTTAAAAGAAACCAAAGAAATATTAGATAGATGGGGCGCTGATGCTATAAGAGATAGTGATGGTACTAAGCTTTCAGATGAATTAAAAAATTTAGATGCAAAAATTTATACAACATATTTTGTTAGTAGAGGTCATAACGAATTTGCAAAACAAAATATTGATGAATGTCAACATTTATACTTAATGAGCAATTTTAATATTGCTACATCAAATACAGTTGAAATTAAATTCATGGAAGGATATTTTAGTGAACAAGTAAAACCTGATTATGATCATGATCCTAAAAAATGGTGGGAAGTTATAAATAGAACAACAGGTGAAGTAATAGATATAGCTGATTGGGAAGTAGATAGTGAAAAAGATATAGTAAAGGTAAATAATACAAAAGAATTTCATGAATATACTGTTTCATTTTTAGTATATGCTATATGGGATCCAACTCAAATGTACAATCATATAACAAATGATTGGGGGGATAAAGAACATGATATTCCTTTCGATGTAAGAAAAGAAAAATCAGCTAAGTTTATAGAAGAGTATATGGATAAATGGCTAGAAGAAAATAAAGATACTGATGTAGTTAGGTTTACAACTTTCTTCTATCATTTTACACTTGTATTTAATGATAATGGAAAAGAAAAGTTTGTAGATTGGTTTGGCTATAGTGCATCAGTTTCTCCTGAAGCTTTAGATGCCTTTGAAAAGGAAAAGGGATATAGATTAAGACCTGAACATATAATTGATCAAGGTTACTATAATTCTTCATTTAGAATACCATCAAAGGAATTTTTAGATTTCATGGATTTTCAGCAACAATTTGTGTCAAAAACTGCAAAAAAATTAGTTGATAAGGTACATGATGCTGGAAAAGAAGCATTAATGTTTCTAGGAGATAATTGGATTGGCACTGAACCTTATGGTGATTATTTTGAAAATATAGGATTAGATGGAGTAGTAGGTTCTGTTGGAGATGGAGCTACACTTAGAATGATATCAGAAATACCACATGTAAAATATACAGAAGGAAGATTTTTACCATACTTTTTCCCAGATACCTTTAGAGAAGGCAATGATCCAGTTATAGAGGCAAAGGATAATTGGTTATCTGCAAGACGTGCTATAATGAGGAAGCCAGTAGATAGAATAGGATATGGTGGATATTTATCTCTTGCATATAAATTCCCTAAATTTGTAGAGTATGTTGAAAATGTTGCAGATGAATTTAGAGAAATATATGATACTATAAACGGCGTAAAGCCATATAGTGGATTAAAAGTTGCAATACTTAATTCTTGGGGTAAAATAAGATCATGGCAAACATTTATGGTTGCACATGCATTATGGTATAAACAAATTTATTCTTATCTTGGAATATTAGAATCTTTAAGTGGTATGAGTGTAGATGTTGAATTTATATCATTTGATGATGTGAAAAGTAATGGCATAAATGAAGATATTGATGTAATAATAAATGCAGGAGTAGAAGGAACTGCATTTAGTGGTGGAAGTGAATGGTTAGATGAAAAATTAATTAGCACTGTAAGAAAATGGGTATATAATGGCGGTGGATTCATAGGTATAGGTGAACCAGCTGCTATTCATCATCAAGGTAGATATTTTCAGCTTGCAGATGCTTTAGGTGTAGATAGAGAACTTAGTTTTTCATTAAGTACAGATAAATATTTTGATAAAGAAATAGAAGAACATTTCATAACTAAAGATATAAAAAGAGCAATTGATTTTGGAGAAAGTATGGGAAATGTTTATGCATTAACAGAAAAAACTGAGATAATAGAATATAGTAATGGAGAAGTTCATTTATCTTCAAACGATTATGGTAAAGGAAGAGCAGTATACATTGCAGGACTTCCATATAATGAAGATAATTCAAGATTACTTATGCGTTCAATGTTTTATGCTTCTCATAAAGAGGAAGAATTATATAAGTATTTTGCAGATAATACCTCAGTAGAAGTAAATGCATATCCTGATATAAAGAAATATGCAATAACAAATAACACTGATGAAATGCAAAAATCAATTATATATGATGGTAATAGAAACTCATATATGGTAGAATTAAAACCAGGTGAAATACGCTGGATGAATATATAG
- a CDS encoding carbohydrate ABC transporter permease: MGKLYKAFIYVALISLAASIIIPVGWVFMASVKENSEFYGNPWSLPEGFHFENFIEAIHQANMGEYFLNSVIATSLGLVILLAVSLPAAYVLARFEFRGKTLINRLLMAGLFVNVNYIVVPIFLMLLDWDKSLMNIMGEGFFLDNIVVLALVYASTAIPFTVYLLSNFFKTLPKAFEEAAFIDGAGYFTTMVKVMAPMARPSIITVILFNFLAFWNEYIIALTLMPNASKTLPVGLINLMQSQKAAANYGQLYAGLVIVMLPTLILYILVQKKLTQGMTVGGVKG, translated from the coding sequence ATGGGTAAACTTTATAAAGCTTTTATATATGTTGCTCTTATAAGTTTGGCTGCAAGCATAATTATACCAGTAGGATGGGTTTTTATGGCATCAGTGAAGGAAAACTCAGAATTCTATGGTAATCCTTGGTCATTACCTGAAGGATTTCATTTTGAAAATTTTATAGAAGCTATACACCAAGCTAACATGGGAGAATATTTTCTAAATTCAGTTATAGCAACATCCCTTGGATTAGTTATATTACTTGCAGTATCATTACCAGCAGCATATGTACTTGCCAGATTTGAATTTAGAGGCAAGACACTTATTAATAGACTTCTTATGGCAGGATTATTTGTAAATGTGAACTATATAGTAGTACCAATATTTTTAATGTTACTTGATTGGGATAAATCTCTTATGAATATTATGGGAGAAGGATTTTTCTTAGATAATATTGTGGTTTTAGCCTTAGTATATGCATCTACGGCTATTCCATTTACAGTATATTTATTGTCTAATTTCTTTAAAACATTACCAAAAGCATTTGAAGAAGCAGCATTCATTGATGGTGCAGGATATTTTACAACTATGGTAAAGGTAATGGCACCAATGGCAAGACCAAGTATTATAACTGTAATATTATTTAATTTTTTGGCATTTTGGAATGAATACATTATAGCTTTAACATTAATGCCAAATGCATCAAAGACATTACCAGTTGGATTAATCAATCTTATGCAATCACAAAAAGCTGCAGCTAATTATGGACAACTTTATGCAGGACTTGTAATTGTAATGCTTCCAACTTTGATTTTATATATTTTAGTACAAAAGAAATTAACCCAAGGTATGACCGTTGGCGGAGTGAAAGGATGA
- a CDS encoding carbohydrate ABC transporter permease → MNNKSLKRFIILCLSPALILFSVFMIYPTFSVFLMSLYKWGGLSSNKLFVGLNNFKILMQDENFIRSFQNTVFLIVVVTIVTLVIAIMFAAILVKENVKGQNFFRVIFYIPNILSVVVISSIFSAIYDPGQGLINSFLSLINGDGFKSIQFLGNQDIVIYSIAGAMIWQAIGYYMVIYMAGMSSIPNQLYESADIEGASKVRQFFKITLPLVWDTIRTSLIFFIISSINLSFLFVKIMTSGGPDGASEVFLSYMYKQAYNNASYGYGMSIGVIVFIFSFLLSGVINKITKRDTLQY, encoded by the coding sequence ATGAACAATAAAAGTTTAAAAAGATTTATAATTCTATGTCTCTCTCCAGCACTTATATTATTTTCAGTTTTTATGATATATCCAACATTTTCAGTATTTTTAATGAGTTTGTATAAATGGGGAGGACTTTCTTCAAATAAATTATTTGTAGGATTAAATAATTTTAAGATACTTATGCAAGATGAGAATTTTATTAGATCTTTTCAAAATACAGTATTTTTAATAGTAGTAGTGACCATCGTAACACTTGTTATTGCAATTATGTTTGCTGCAATACTTGTAAAAGAAAATGTAAAGGGGCAAAATTTCTTTAGAGTAATATTTTATATCCCTAATATATTATCTGTTGTAGTAATATCTTCAATATTTTCAGCAATATATGACCCAGGTCAGGGTTTAATAAATAGTTTCTTATCTCTAATAAATGGAGATGGCTTTAAAAGCATACAGTTTTTAGGTAATCAAGATATTGTAATTTATTCTATAGCTGGAGCGATGATTTGGCAAGCTATAGGTTATTATATGGTAATTTATATGGCTGGTATGAGCTCTATACCTAATCAATTATATGAATCAGCAGATATTGAAGGTGCAAGTAAAGTAAGACAATTTTTTAAAATTACACTTCCTTTAGTATGGGATACAATAAGAACTTCACTGATATTTTTCATAATAAGTTCAATTAATTTAAGTTTCCTTTTTGTAAAAATAATGACAAGTGGAGGGCCTGATGGTGCATCTGAAGTATTCTTATCATACATGTATAAGCAAGCCTATAACAATGCTTCATATGGATATGGTATGAGTATTGGTGTAATAGTATTTATATTCTCATTCTTATTATCAGGTGTAATAAATAAGATAACAAAAAGAGATACATTACAGTATTAA
- a CDS encoding carbohydrate ABC transporter substrate-binding protein encodes MKRFLAVLLALSLVFTTVACSNDSSDSGENDSGDGEKVLKIAGLNGGYKTEHWEAIAKKFEESHEGVKVELTLEKNISEVLRPQIQAGNVPDIIYLAVGGEGKLTDTLIKEKAIQDIDDVLEMDVPGEDVKVKDKLIDGFTDTLITNPYEDGKTYLAPLFYAPTGLFYNANNFDGKYEMPETWDDFMKLGEEAKGDMALFTYPTTGYFDAFFYALLNETGGPELFNKAMDYDVEAWKSDEAKKAFEIIGDIAKYTHENTVSQANGENFTKNQQLILDNEALFIPNGTWLPGEMKDAPRADGFEWGFSALPKVSEDGDSYSYTFFEQMYIPNDAKNADLAKEFMAYMYSDEAAQIIYDKSGAVQPIKGASDMMSDDDPNKLFYSIYDEGAKAAMGGFASAPPVEGVDLTSGTGILFGTINSVVTGDKTVDEWHGEVVEAVEKISEAKQN; translated from the coding sequence ATGAAAAGGTTTCTAGCGGTATTATTAGCTTTAAGTTTAGTATTTACAACAGTAGCTTGTTCAAATGATTCATCTGACTCCGGTGAAAACGATTCCGGTGATGGAGAAAAGGTATTAAAGATAGCAGGTTTAAACGGTGGATATAAGACAGAACATTGGGAAGCAATTGCAAAGAAATTTGAAGAATCTCATGAAGGGGTCAAGGTTGAATTAACTTTAGAAAAAAATATTTCAGAAGTATTAAGACCTCAAATACAAGCAGGTAATGTACCTGATATAATTTATTTAGCAGTAGGTGGAGAAGGTAAATTAACTGATACTTTAATTAAAGAAAAAGCAATACAAGATATAGATGATGTATTAGAAATGGATGTACCAGGTGAAGATGTAAAAGTTAAAGATAAATTAATTGATGGATTTACAGATACATTAATTACTAACCCATATGAAGATGGAAAAACTTATTTAGCACCATTATTTTATGCACCAACAGGATTATTCTATAATGCCAATAATTTTGATGGAAAATATGAGATGCCTGAAACTTGGGATGATTTCATGAAATTAGGAGAAGAAGCTAAAGGTGATATGGCACTATTTACTTATCCTACAACAGGATATTTTGATGCATTCTTCTATGCATTATTAAATGAAACAGGTGGTCCAGAATTATTTAATAAGGCAATGGACTATGATGTAGAAGCTTGGAAAAGTGATGAAGCTAAGAAAGCCTTTGAAATTATAGGGGATATTGCAAAATATACACATGAAAATACAGTTTCTCAAGCTAATGGGGAAAACTTTACTAAGAATCAACAGTTAATATTAGATAATGAAGCATTATTTATTCCAAATGGTACGTGGTTACCTGGTGAAATGAAAGATGCTCCAAGAGCAGATGGTTTTGAGTGGGGATTCTCTGCATTACCTAAGGTATCAGAAGATGGAGATAGCTATTCATATACGTTCTTTGAGCAAATGTATATACCAAATGATGCAAAAAATGCTGATTTAGCTAAAGAGTTTATGGCATATATGTATTCAGATGAAGCAGCTCAAATTATATATGATAAATCAGGAGCAGTTCAACCTATAAAAGGTGCTTCAGATATGATGAGTGATGATGATCCAAATAAATTATTCTATTCAATATATGATGAAGGTGCAAAAGCAGCTATGGGTGGATTTGCATCAGCTCCTCCAGTTGAAGGAGTAGATTTAACTAGTGGAACTGGTATATTATTTGGAACAATAAATTCTGTTGTTACAGGTGATAAAACAGTTGATGAATGGCATGGTGAAGTAGTAGAAGCAGTAGAAAAAATAAGTGAAGCTAAACAAAATTAA
- a CDS encoding AraC family transcriptional regulator, whose protein sequence is MSNILYKLEKQEETSITPELLYVSKAKYDEDWHSTMHMHPFTELFYVTHGKGIFKIEDKSFEVKKDDLLIVNSNVIHTESSNGKNPLEYIVLGVEGLFIDDKLPFTIYNFNDRKEEILYFLEKIITEIESKNDFYINICQSCLEILIFNIMRLSSHNMVLDKNKNVTKECSYIKKYIDTHYASNLTLDSLASIAYMNKYYMTRVFKENIGKTPINYLIDKRISVSKILLETTEYSLSEIFRIVGFSSQSYFNQIFKKRVNMTPRQYRNKNKSFD, encoded by the coding sequence ATGTCAAATATACTATATAAACTTGAAAAACAAGAAGAAACTAGCATAACACCAGAACTTTTATATGTATCAAAAGCTAAATATGATGAAGACTGGCATTCTACAATGCATATGCATCCCTTTACTGAACTTTTTTATGTTACTCATGGAAAAGGAATATTCAAAATAGAGGATAAATCATTTGAAGTAAAAAAAGATGATTTACTGATAGTAAACTCAAATGTAATTCATACTGAATCATCTAATGGTAAAAATCCACTAGAATATATAGTTCTTGGAGTAGAAGGACTTTTTATAGACGATAAACTTCCATTTACTATATATAATTTTAATGATAGAAAAGAAGAAATTTTATATTTTCTAGAAAAAATTATAACTGAAATAGAATCAAAAAATGATTTTTATATAAATATATGTCAAAGTTGCTTAGAAATATTGATATTTAATATAATGAGACTTTCATCTCATAATATGGTATTAGATAAAAATAAAAATGTAACAAAAGAATGTTCTTATATTAAAAAGTATATCGATACTCATTATGCTTCAAATTTGACACTTGATTCACTAGCATCTATTGCATATATGAATAAATACTATATGACAAGGGTCTTTAAAGAAAATATAGGCAAAACTCCTATAAATTATTTGATAGATAAAAGAATATCTGTTTCAAAAATATTACTTGAGACTACAGAATATTCTTTATCTGAAATATTTAGAATTGTTGGTTTTTCAAGTCAATCTTATTTTAATCAAATTTTTAAAAAAAGAGTAAATATGACTCCTAGACAGTATAGAAATAAAAATAAATCCTTCGACTAA